The Sinorhizobium fredii genome contains the following window.
ATGTGGACGTATCACGCGGCGCCGTTCGTTTTCGGCGAGCCCGGCTACGAAGCGCGCGACGTTGCCCCGATCGACAATGAAGGCGTGAAACTTCGCGGCGTCGCCGTGCGGTTCCCCGAGGGCGTTCACAGCCATACGCGGGAACAGCGCTTCTACTTCGATCCCCAAGGGCTGCTCCGCCGTCACGACTATACGGTCGATGTCTGGGCGGACACGCCGGCGGCGCATTTCATATCTGATTACGTTGACGTTGACGGGCTGAAATACCCGACCCGCCGCAGCGTGTTCACAATCAAGCCGGATGGCGCTCTCGACCGCGATTTCACCGCCGTCACGATCGAGCTGTCGGACTACGCGCTGTTCTGAGCTGCCGCGGTTACGGCTATGCGCGTCCGTGCGGACGCGACACTTGGAGGAAGATCGAGAGCGCGCGATGCGGGCGCCGTTCGCGATGCCTCCATCGATCACGCGATCCAGGATCACGAGCCTGACTTGGAAACTGTCGACCCGGTTCGCCCGAGACTCGTGAACCGGAGACGGTCGGCGTAACGGGCTAAGGATGCGCCGAACACTGCGAAGAGCGAGCTTCATGCGGTGGTGCGCGCTTCGGGCGGCCCGGGAGCACGAGCATTGGGACGGCTTGATGCGCAAAAGCTGTACCGCGGGTTCGCTCCCTTGCCGCTAAAACCCATCAGGATGCCCGCGCACGGCGCCCACGCCTCGGAGTACGTGCGGCCAGCCATTCCTTTACGTGGCCGGCGTGTTCCTGGGGTGCCTTCGCCTCTACCCGGCCCTTGATGCTCGCCAGCGTATGCGCCGCCAGCGCCTCTCTTGTCCGCTTCTCGGCCTCGATCATGACCGCGTGGATGGCGCAGACGCCATCCACCGCCCAAGCGGGGGTGCGGTCGCCGAAAAGCGCGCATTGAGCGCGTATCTCCCTGCATTCGAAGAGTGCCTTGCGTCCATCGACAGCTTCGACGACATCAAGCGCGGTGATTTCCGTCGCGGGGCGCGCCAGCGCAAAACCGCCGCCAATCCCCTCGCGTGCGACGACGATGCCGGCCTTTTGAAGCTTGGTGAAAAGCTTCGCCACGAAATCAGCAGGAACCTTCTGCAGCTCGGCAAGATCGCGCGCGCTTGCGGGCTGCCCCAACTCCTCCGCATCGGCGAGGAAAAGAAGACAGTGAAGAGCGTATTCAACGCCTGCGCTGACATGAGCCATGGAATACTCAAAACCCAGACTAATATTGTCGGAGATACCACCGAAGGCGCGCCTTCGCAATCCCTGTTCCGTCTTCAGATTGACGAGACGTTTCCGAAAGCGGCCGGAACTATCGTTGCCCGACTACTCTCCATGGCAGCAAATAGATCGCGCCCTGGCCGTTGAAAATGCCCAGTTCGCCTCTAACGTTTGGCCACTCAATACATAACCGTATTGAGCATGACGCTGATAGGCGCCCCCTTATTGAACTGTGCGCTGCCGCGCGCCAGCAGCCAGCCGTCCGCACGTTCCAGGCGCGCAACGATCCGCAGCGTTGATGAAGCCGTCGAGCCTGCGGGCGGGGACAAGGAAAAGGTGATCGTCTTCGTCCCGCCGTCGCTTCTGATGCGCGTCTGCGCGGCGCGGCGTCGCGCAGTGTCCTGAATGGCAGGGTCCTCGAGATAAATCTCAAGATGACCTTCCGGGATAGCAGCGCCGCTCTCGAAGGTGACTGTGCCGCGAATATCCGTCGGTTGCGCGGCGACGGGCACGGCGACCGCGGCGAAAGCCGCAGCTCCGACGGTCATCAACACTGTGCGGCGGCCGGTCGGGCGCTTCATCACACACTCTCTCCATGGTCGCCCCGCTTAGATCCGTGCGATAGCAACATTGCAGCGACGCTGGTCTTTTGGAAGGGCGCCTGAAAGCGCCCCTCCCGCGGTCGAGTTAGACGATAACGAAGTCGTTCGCCGAAAGATTCAGATTTCTGCTCAATTGCGCATATTGAATGGCTGCGACCTCTCCGGCGCCATCGGCGTCATAGGACAGGATGCCGCTGTCGGTATCGTAGATGATGCGGTCGTCGGCGTCATGAGCGACGCCCGCCGCACTCCCGTGGAATGCGCCGAGCGCGAGAGCGCCGTCGCCACCCACGCTCTCGAAGACGAGGTTGTCCAGCAGGATCGTATCGTCGATCACCCTGAAGTCCCTGATCCAGTCGACATTGCCGTTCCCAAGCTCGGTTGAGAAGCGGAATGTATCCTCTCCCTCGCCGCCGGTGAGCGTGTCGGCCGCCAGACCTCCATCCAGCAGATCGCTGCCAGCGCCACCATCGAGCCTGTCGGATCCCGCAACGCCCGGCTGGGGCGGCGCAGGGGGGAATTCGACCGAAACGTTCAGTTCATAGGTCGAGCCTGCAGGCACGGCTTCCGCCCAGCCATCGCCCGGCGCCGTCGGCGACCAGCTGCCCTCCAGTATGTAATAGGTCCCCGTCTCCTGAGCGACGAATACCAGGCTTGAATCCCGGTTGCTTGCAGAGCCGGGGTCGCCGCCGCCATCATCGTTCTGAGCGACGATGTTGCCGGAGCTGTCGAGCAGCCTGACCCAGCTGTCATGGACATTCGGGTCGGCAATGCCGTCGATGTCGATCGTGATGACCGTACCGGCAGCCAGTTCGATCTTGTAGTATCCGCCCTGGCCGTTTCCGGTGGCGTTGACGGTCGTGTGAAGGACCGTCGTCGAATCGAAGATGTCGGGGTCGGCGGTCAGCGAGAAATTGTTGGAGATGTCGAAGGAGGCTGCGATCGAGTTGTTCGTCGCGTCCGGTCCGAGCGTCGCATAGCCGGTTCCGATGCCCGGGCGTGGCGGCGCGTCGCCCTGATAGGCGAAATCGCCGAGCAGCGTGTCATCGCCGTGGCCGCCGTCGATCCCGTCGTTGCCGCCCTGGCCGGTCAACACATTGGCTGCGTTGTCGCCGGCGAGGCGGTCGTTGAAGCCCGACCCCGCGAGATTTTCGATGGAGACATAGATATCTCCGCCGGACCTGCCACCCGTGAGGCTAAGCCGGACACCGCTCATTGCCTCGGCATAGTCTGCGGTGTCGCTGCCGGCACCGCCGTTCAACCGGTCGGCGCCGCCGCCGCCGGTCAGCGTGTCGTCGCCTGTGCCGCCGGAGAGCTCGTTGGCGAACGCATTGCCGATCAGATGGTCATCGAAGGATGAACCGACGGCGTTCTCGAACCCCTCGAGGATATCGTGCCGGATCGCTGCGCCCCGGCCGACGATCTGCACCGGACCGTCACCGTCGCCGCCATTGGCCGTGCCGTTCTTGAGATCGATCGTCACACCGTCGGAGCTGCCGGCGTAGACCACCGTGTCGATACCCGAACCGCCGTCCAGATAGTCCTGTCCGGCGCCGCCGATGAGCGTGTCGTTGCCGCCTTCTCCATAGAGGATGTCGCCATCATTGCCGCCATCCAGGATGTCATTGCCGTCGCCACCGTTGAAATAGTCACCGCCGCCCTGACCCCAGAAGTGGTTTGCGGCGGCCGTGCCGATGAAGCGGTCGATGCGGTCGTCGGAACCGATCAGGTTTTCGATGCTGTAGAAAGTGTCACCCGAGGCGGTGCCGCCGCTGGCGACATTGGTGGCAAGGTTGACGAGCAGCTGGAAAGGGCTCTCCTTGCTGAAATCGACCGTGTCGACCCCCGCGCCGCCCCTGAATATATCGATGCCGTCCTGGCCGCTCAGCGTATCGTCGCCCTCGCCGCCGTCGAGAATGTCGTTGCCCTGGCCTCCAAGAATGGTGTCGTTGCCGCCGCCGCCGTAGAGCGTGTCGTTGCCGTCGTCGCTTTCGGTCTGGTCTTCGAGGTCCTCCACATCGATCGTGTTGTTGATGTCGCGGCTGGCAAGCGAGTCGCGGCCGCCGATGATCAGGTCGTCACCGCCCTGGCCGAAGATCGTGTCGTCGCCGGCGCCGCCGTCAAGAGTATCGTTTGCATTGGTGCCGAAGATGATGCTCGCCATCGTGCTGTCGCCGATGCTGGGCGGGGTCTCGCCGCCGCCCCCGCCGGGTTGGATCGTCGACTCGTCGGCATAGATGATGTTTTCGACGTGGGCGATTTTCCTGATCTTCAAGTGCCTGGACAGGAGAATGACCGTGTCGTTGCCGCCGTTCGCCTCCTCGCGAACGATGTCCTGCCATGAATCGACGAAATAGATGTCGTCGCCGCCATTGCCAGCCATGCGGTCGCCGCCGGCGCGGCCGTCGAGCGTGTTGGCGCCGTCATTGCCGATCAGGATGTCCTTAAACCTGCTGCCGATGCCGTTCTCGACGTAATAGTCGGTTTGATCGGCGTTGTGTCCGGCGAAGATCGACACATTGTTGCTATGACCGTTGACGCTGGAGAACTGTCCGGCGCGCAGGTCGAGGATCGTGCCCGCCGTCGAGCCGGAGAAATCGATCGTGTCGGTCCCGCCGGTATCATGGATCGAAAAGCCGATGTCATGCTGCATGCCCGACGAGGTCAGCTGGTAACCATATTGCGTGCTGCCGAAGCCGTAGACATTGTCCCCGGTGTTGAGCTCGATCTGCTGATAGGTGCGCACGCCATTTTGGTCGACGGTCGAGAAAAAGCGGCGAATGATGGCCTCGATGTCGGCGATCAGCGGCGTCGACGCCGACCAGCGGCTGGTTTCGCCGACATCGATCCCATCGAAATAGGACATGACGCTGTATTGCTGGCGGTCATAGGTCCAGGTCGCATTGTTCAGATAGTTGATCTGCACGCCGCCGGGACCGCTGTAATTGTAGAGCCCCGGATGGTTCAGGCCGAATTCATGGCCGAATTCATGAATGAAGGAATCGAAGACATAACCGCCGATATCGGTCTTGTTGGGTTCCGTGTCATGGAAACGCTGGCCGATGCTGACATAGCGATCGCTCGAATAGGCGCTGCCATCGTCCTCCTCGCCGAGTTCCGGGCTGACGACCTCCATCCAGTCCGTGGTGCTGTCGAACGGCGCGTCGTCGACGATCTCGAATTTCAAAGGGGTGACAGCCGCCCACATCTCCAAGGCGCCGATCGCGGCGGCCTTGTATTCCGGATGGTCGTTGAGCTCGAAAACGTTGATCCTCAGCGTTCCCGCCGCAATCTCCGGCGTCAGGCTGCGGGGCAATGCCCCAAGATAATCGAGAAAAGACTCGTAATCCTCGCTCTTGCCATAAGGGTTGTCGGGCGTCTGATCGTTGACCCACCATTCGTCGCTCGTCTCACTTGGATTGGGCATCGTGAGGTTCCCTCTCTGACGATTATGCGCAGTTACGGCTGTACCGTTCTGCAGCTAGCCAATTTTCCATCACACGCGTGGCGTGCGCCTGCCTGCCAGCCCCGTCACCCGGCGCGAATAATGTTATTGCAGCCTTTGATTTGTCACCCCCATAAAGACGGGGGTAATGTCACATTAGAAGTTGCAGCCACAGCAAGCGTCCCGGAGCGGCAAACGAGCTGCGAAACCATTGCTCCGACCGACCAGCTCTGAGTCGCCGCCGGTTGCTTTCAGTGTCGAGGAGGCGGGGAACCTCACCGGTGTAACGCTTCATCCTGGAATTTTGGGCTGTTCGGCTGGCTTGCCGAAATTCTCCCGGTAAGCGCGCGGCGTCAGGCCGAACCGGGTCGGTAGAAAGCGCAGGCTGGCTGACGCGGCGGTCAGCGACAATCTCGTCTAAATCGCCACGGCCAATACGGCGCAGCAGTCGCCCGCCTTGATCAGTCCGGGAAAGTGGCGGGCGACCAGCATCCCGGCCATCTTCGCCTGAACTTCGATCGGCTCGGCGCCGGTGCGCGCAGTCGGATGGATCCGCGCGATGACTGAGCCGGATTCGACCGGCTCGCCGAGATCGACAAGGAACTCGACGAGCCCGCCATCTTCGGCAAAGGCGAAGCAATCGTCGCTCGGCATGTCCAGCCACTGCGTCGGTTGGGCATCGATCTCGCCCTTGATGATGCCGGCGTGGCGCAGCACATTCATCGCGCCGCGTTTAGCGATAGCAGCACTTTTCGCCGTCGCCGAGCCGCCGCCACCGAGTTCCGTAGTGATGAAGATCTTGCCCATCTCTTCGGCCGCCGTGTCGTACATGCCGACCGCGTCGATCTCGAGCATCTTCATGGAAAACGGCGCGCCGAAGGCTTTGACGAAGTCGAAGGCGCTCGCTTCCTGCTCCTTGTCGGGAAGGATGTGAGCGGCGCAGAAGGGCAAAAAGTCGAGCGTCTTGCCCCCGGAATGGAAGTCGAGCACGATGTCTGCCAGCGGCAGAAGAGCGCGCTGGAAATAGTCGGCGATCTTCTCGGTCACCGTCCCGTCCGGCCGGCCCGGGAAACTGCGGTTCATATTGCCCCTGTCGATCGGCGAGGTCCGCGTCGCAGCCTGAAACGCGGGATAATTCATCGCCGGGACGATGATCACCCGGCCCTGAACTTCGGCGGCATCGAGCCTCCGCGCCAGATCCAAGAGCGCGATCGGGCCTTCATATTCGTCGCCGTGATTGCCGCCGGTGAAGAGGGCCGTCGGCCCTATCCCGTTCTTGATGACGGTGATCGGGATCATCACCGAGCCCCAGGCCGAATCGTCGCGGCTATAGGGCAGGCGCAGGAATCCGTGCTGGACGCCGTCGGCGTCGAAGTCGACCGTGGCGCTGATCGGCGACGGCCGCAAATGCTGCTCCCTCATGTCCTCAGTCCTTGACCATCAGCTTGCGCGGCACGGAGGCGAGGCATTCGACGCCGCTTTCGGTGATCAGAATGCTCTCTGTGGTCTCGAAGCCCATGTCCTCGAGCCAGAGACCGGTCATGAAGTGGAAGGTCATGCCCGGCTTCAGCTCCGTCTTGTCGCCCGGACGCAGGCTCATGGTGCGCTCGCCCCAGTCCGGCGGATAGGAAAGACCGATCGGATAGCCGGTGCGGTTGTCCTTCACGATCCCGTATTTCTTGAGCACGGCGAAGAAGGCGTTGGCGATGTCCTCGCAGGTGTTGCCCGGCTTGGCGACCGCGAGCCCCGCCTCCATGCCCTCGAGCGTCGCCTTCTCGGCGTCGAGGAAGGCCTGGGTCGGCTTGCCGAGGAACACCGTGCGCGACAGCGGCAGGTGATAGCGGTTGTAGCAGCCGGCGATCTCGAAAAAGGTCCCCTCGCCCCGCTTCATCGGCCGGTCGTCCCAGGTGAGATGCGGCGCGGAGGCTTCGACGCCCGAGGGAAGCAGCGGCACGATCGCCGGATAGTCGCCGCCGATGCCGTCGACGCCGCGGGTGCCGGCGTCGTAAATTTCCGCGACCAGATCGCATTTGCGCATGCCGACCTCGATCTTGTCGAAGATGCGCGCGTGCATCGCTTCGACGATCCGGGCGGCGTTGCGCATGTACTTGATTTCCGTCTCGCTCTTGACGGCGCGCTGCCAGTTGACGAGCGCCGTCGCGTCGACGTAGCGGGCATTCGGCAGATGCTTCTGCAGCGAAGCGAAGGCTGCCGCCGAGAACCAGTAATTGTCCATCTCGACGCCGATCCGGAGCGACCCCCAGCCGCGATCGGCGAGGATGCCGGAGAGGTAATCCATCGGGTGGCGCTCGGTCGACTGCACGTAGTGGTCGGGATAGCCGATGATGTTCTCGTGGTTGAGATAGGCGGTCAGCTTGGCGCCGTTGGCGTCCTGGCCGCGGCCGAACCAGATCGGCTCTCCTAAAGGCGGCACGATCACCGCCTGATGCACATAGAAGGACCAGCCGTCATAGCCTGTGAGCCATGCCATGTTGGACGGGTCGCTGACGATCAGGAGCTCGATGCCCTTGGCTTCCATCGCCTGGCGGGTCTTTCTGAGCCGCGCTTCATATTCCCCAAGGGAGAATTTGAGGTTGGGTTGGGTCATGTCTCTTCCCTCGTTTTGCCGGAAATGCCGGCGTCAACTCTCGAACGTCGCTCCTGCGTTCGCGGCATTCGCCCGCGCGAAGGCGAGCGTGGCGATGGCGGTGTCCTGGATGCCGGTACCGGTCAGGTCGGCGATGGTGATCTCGTTCGCGCTCGTGCGTCCCGCCCTCAGACCGGCGATCACCTGGCCGAGCTCGGCGAACTCGGCATCCGGTGCCACGACGCCAGCAGCAACCGCGTGGTGCAGTTCACCGAGACGGCGCGTCTGCTTCAGGCTGTCGGCGACATAGGTGGCGCGGGCGATCGCCCGCGGATCAAGCTCGTTCTTGTGCTCGGCATCGGAGCCCATGACGGTGACATGCTGACCCGGCTCAAGCCAGCCGGCCATGAAGATCGGCTTCTCCGACGGGGTGGTGGTGACGACGATATCGGCGCCCGCGACGGCTGCCTCCGGCTCGATTGAGGCCTTGACCGGAAAGCCGAGCTTTCCGGCCAGTACGATCGCAACCGCTTCGGCCTTCGCCGCATCGCGGGCCCAGAGCCGCGCCTCGCGGATCGGGCGGACGAGGGTCAGTGCTTCAAGCTGCAGCCTGGCCTGCATGCCCGCACCGAAGATCGCGGCAACGGATGCACCTTCCCGCGACAAGTGCTTAGCCGCGATGGCACCAGCGGCAGCCGTGCGGACGTCCGTCAAGTATCCATTGTCGAGCAACAAGGCCTGCACCAGCCCGGTGCGGCTCGAAAGCAGCACCATCATGCCGTTGGTGCTCGGCAGGCCGATCTTCGGATTGTCGAAGAAGCCGGGGCTGATCTTGATGGCGAAACCGTCGAGGCCGGACACATAGGCCGTCTTGACGTCGACCTCGCCGCGATGCTCAGGAATGTCGAGCCTCAGGATCGGCGGCATCGCCACCGCCCTGGTGGCGAGCGCATGGAAGGCATTCTCGACGCAGGCGACCGCTTCGCGATCGAGCGGCACGATGCGACGCAGCTCCGCCTCGGTGAGAATCGTTATCCTCGTCATGCCGCTGCCTCCTTGCGAAACGGATCCGTTTCGCCGTTCATCACGCTGAGATGCAGGCCCATATCGACATTGCGGCCGGAGAGAATGACTGCGATCGGACCGACGATCGTCTTGATCTTGCCGGCGAGAAGCGCCGCGATCCCGACCGCCCCGGCTCCCTCGACGATCTCGCGCTCCTCGGCATAGGCGTGGCGCATGCCGGCGGCGATTTCCGCCTCTGTCACAAGGATGATGTCGTCGAGGAGCTCCCGGCACATGCTAAATGTCACGCGATTGTCGAGCCCGATGCCGCCGCCAAGCGAATCGGCAAGGCTCGGCTGTTCCTCGACGAGCACGGGGGTGCCGGCGGCGAGGCTCGTCTTCATCGCGGCGCCGCGCTCCATGGTCAG
Protein-coding sequences here:
- a CDS encoding RrF2 family transcriptional regulator, producing the protein MAHVSAGVEYALHCLLFLADAEELGQPASARDLAELQKVPADFVAKLFTKLQKAGIVVAREGIGGGFALARPATEITALDVVEAVDGRKALFECREIRAQCALFGDRTPAWAVDGVCAIHAVMIEAEKRTREALAAHTLASIKGRVEAKAPQEHAGHVKEWLAARTPRRGRRARAS
- a CDS encoding M10 family metallopeptidase C-terminal domain-containing protein; protein product: MPNPSETSDEWWVNDQTPDNPYGKSEDYESFLDYLGALPRSLTPEIAAGTLRINVFELNDHPEYKAAAIGALEMWAAVTPLKFEIVDDAPFDSTTDWMEVVSPELGEEDDGSAYSSDRYVSIGQRFHDTEPNKTDIGGYVFDSFIHEFGHEFGLNHPGLYNYSGPGGVQINYLNNATWTYDRQQYSVMSYFDGIDVGETSRWSASTPLIADIEAIIRRFFSTVDQNGVRTYQQIELNTGDNVYGFGSTQYGYQLTSSGMQHDIGFSIHDTGGTDTIDFSGSTAGTILDLRAGQFSSVNGHSNNVSIFAGHNADQTDYYVENGIGSRFKDILIGNDGANTLDGRAGGDRMAGNGGDDIYFVDSWQDIVREEANGGNDTVILLSRHLKIRKIAHVENIIYADESTIQPGGGGGETPPSIGDSTMASIIFGTNANDTLDGGAGDDTIFGQGGDDLIIGGRDSLASRDINNTIDVEDLEDQTESDDGNDTLYGGGGNDTILGGQGNDILDGGEGDDTLSGQDGIDIFRGGAGVDTVDFSKESPFQLLVNLATNVASGGTASGDTFYSIENLIGSDDRIDRFIGTAAANHFWGQGGGDYFNGGDGNDILDGGNDGDILYGEGGNDTLIGGAGQDYLDGGSGIDTVVYAGSSDGVTIDLKNGTANGGDGDGPVQIVGRGAAIRHDILEGFENAVGSSFDDHLIGNAFANELSGGTGDDTLTGGGGADRLNGGAGSDTADYAEAMSGVRLSLTGGRSGGDIYVSIENLAGSGFNDRLAGDNAANVLTGQGGNDGIDGGHGDDTLLGDFAYQGDAPPRPGIGTGYATLGPDATNNSIAASFDISNNFSLTADPDIFDSTTVLHTTVNATGNGQGGYYKIELAAGTVITIDIDGIADPNVHDSWVRLLDSSGNIVAQNDDGGGDPGSASNRDSSLVFVAQETGTYYILEGSWSPTAPGDGWAEAVPAGSTYELNVSVEFPPAPPQPGVAGSDRLDGGAGSDLLDGGLAADTLTGGEGEDTFRFSTELGNGNVDWIRDFRVIDDTILLDNLVFESVGGDGALALGAFHGSAAGVAHDADDRIIYDTDSGILSYDADGAGEVAAIQYAQLSRNLNLSANDFVIV
- the doeB gene encoding N(2)-acetyl-L-2,4-diaminobutanoate deacetylase DoeB — its product is MREQHLRPSPISATVDFDADGVQHGFLRLPYSRDDSAWGSVMIPITVIKNGIGPTALFTGGNHGDEYEGPIALLDLARRLDAAEVQGRVIIVPAMNYPAFQAATRTSPIDRGNMNRSFPGRPDGTVTEKIADYFQRALLPLADIVLDFHSGGKTLDFLPFCAAHILPDKEQEASAFDFVKAFGAPFSMKMLEIDAVGMYDTAAEEMGKIFITTELGGGGSATAKSAAIAKRGAMNVLRHAGIIKGEIDAQPTQWLDMPSDDCFAFAEDGGLVEFLVDLGEPVESGSVIARIHPTARTGAEPIEVQAKMAGMLVARHFPGLIKAGDCCAVLAVAI
- the doeA gene encoding ectoine hydrolase DoeA (DoeA (degradation of ectoine A) is also called EutD (ectoine utilization D).) encodes the protein MTQPNLKFSLGEYEARLRKTRQAMEAKGIELLIVSDPSNMAWLTGYDGWSFYVHQAVIVPPLGEPIWFGRGQDANGAKLTAYLNHENIIGYPDHYVQSTERHPMDYLSGILADRGWGSLRIGVEMDNYWFSAAAFASLQKHLPNARYVDATALVNWQRAVKSETEIKYMRNAARIVEAMHARIFDKIEVGMRKCDLVAEIYDAGTRGVDGIGGDYPAIVPLLPSGVEASAPHLTWDDRPMKRGEGTFFEIAGCYNRYHLPLSRTVFLGKPTQAFLDAEKATLEGMEAGLAVAKPGNTCEDIANAFFAVLKKYGIVKDNRTGYPIGLSYPPDWGERTMSLRPGDKTELKPGMTFHFMTGLWLEDMGFETTESILITESGVECLASVPRKLMVKD
- the eutC gene encoding ectoine utilization protein EutC yields the protein MTRITILTEAELRRIVPLDREAVACVENAFHALATRAVAMPPILRLDIPEHRGEVDVKTAYVSGLDGFAIKISPGFFDNPKIGLPSTNGMMVLLSSRTGLVQALLLDNGYLTDVRTAAAGAIAAKHLSREGASVAAIFGAGMQARLQLEALTLVRPIREARLWARDAAKAEAVAIVLAGKLGFPVKASIEPEAAVAGADIVVTTTPSEKPIFMAGWLEPGQHVTVMGSDAEHKNELDPRAIARATYVADSLKQTRRLGELHHAVAAGVVAPDAEFAELGQVIAGLRAGRTSANEITIADLTGTGIQDTAIATLAFARANAANAGATFES